One segment of Castanea sativa cultivar Marrone di Chiusa Pesio chromosome 3, ASM4071231v1 DNA contains the following:
- the LOC142627432 gene encoding transmembrane 9 superfamily member 3, which yields MKKTIVIVAVLVIISCYGITEVRSDASDHRYNEGDPVPLYANKVGPFHNPSETYRYFDLPFCSSGHVTEKKEALGEVLNGDRLVSAPYKLDFKKDKDTEVACKRKLSKDDVAHFRNAVQKDYYFQMYYDDLPIWGFIGKVEKEGKVDPSEYKYFLFKHIQFEVSYNKDRVIEIMAHMDPQSLVDLTEDKEVEAEFMYTVKWKETEIPFEKRMEKYSQSSSLPHHLEIHWFSIINSCVTVLLLTGFLATILMRVLKNDFMKYAQDEEAADDQEETGWKYIHGDVFRFPKYKSLFAAALGSGSQLFTLTVFIFMLALVGVFYPYNRGALFTALVVIYALTSGIAGYTASSFYCQLEGKNWVRNLLLTGCLFCGPLFLTFCFLNTVAIAYSATAALPFGTIVVIVLIWTLVTSPLLVLGGIAGKNSKAEFQAPCRTTKYPREIPPLPWYRSTLPQMAMAGFLPFSAIYIELYYIFASVWGHRIYTIYSILFIVFIILLIVTAFITVALTYFQLAAEDHEWWWRSFLCGGSTGLFIYGYCLYYYYARSDMSGFMQTSFFFGYMACICYGFFLMLGAVGFRASLLFVRHIYRSIKCE from the exons atgaAGAAAACGATTGTTATCGTAGCGGTTTTAGTAATAATCAGCTGTTATGGAATTACCGAGGTGAGATCCGACGCTTCCGATCACCGATACAACGAAGGTGACCCAGTTCCTCTCTACGCCAACAAGGTCGGCCCCTTTCACAACCCCAG TGAAACGTACCGCTATTTCGATCTGCCCTTCTGCTCTTcag GTCATGTGACGGAGAAGAAGGAAGCGCTAGGTGAGGTCTTGAATGGAGATCGACTTGTTAGTGCTCCCTATAAACTTGACTTTAAGAAAGACAAAGACACTGAAGTGGCCTGTAAAAGGAAGCTGTCTAAGGATGATGTCGCTCATTTCCGGAATGCAGTGCAGAAGGACTATTACTTCCAAATGTATTATGATGACTTGCCAATCTGGGGTTTCATTGGAAAGGTTGAAAAGGAAGGCAAAGTTGACCCCAGTGaatacaaatattttcttttcaagcaTATCCAATTCGAAGTTTCCTACAATAAAGACCGTGTGATTGAAATCATGGCTCATATGGATCCTCAGTCTCTGGTGGACCTGACTGAGGACAAGGAAGTGGAAGCTGAGTTCATGTACACTGTGAAGTGGAAGGAAACAGAAATTCCTTTTGAGAAGAGAATGGAGAAGTACTCACAGTCTTCTTCTTTACCGCATCACTTGGAAATTCATTGGTTTTCAATTATTAACTCATGTGTGACTGTTCTGCTTTTGACTGGTTTTCTTGCAACCATTCTCATGCGAGTCTTGAAGAATGATTTCATGAA GTATGCTCAAGATGAAGAAGCAGCTGATGACCAAGAAGAGACAGGATGGAAATACATTCATGGTGATGTTTTCCGGTTCCCAAAGTACAAATCCTTATTTGCTGCTGCCCTTGGTTCTGGCAGCCAATTGTTCACTCT CACGGTCTTCATTTTTATGCTTGCGTTGGTTGGTGTATTTTATCCTTACAACCGAGGAGCTTTGTTTACTGCACTGGTAGTTATATATGCACTCACGTCTGGGATTGCAGGATACACAGCATCCTCTTTCTATTGTCAGCTTGAAGGAAAGAACTGG GTCAGGAATCTTCTGCTGACAGGTTGCCTGTTTTGTGGGCCTCTGTTCCTCACATTCTGTTTTCTCAACACTGTTGCAATTGCCTACAGTGCAACTGCAGCACTTCCTTTTGGCACCATTGTGGTGATAGTTCTCATATGGACATTGGTAACATCACCATTGCTTGTGTTGGGTGGTATTGCTGGGAAAAATAGCAAGGCTGAGTTCCAAGCTCCTTGCCGCACCACAAAATATCCTCGTGAGATTCCACCGCTGCCTTGGTACAGGAGCACCCTTCCTCAGATGGCAATGGCAGGGTTTCTCCCTTTCAGTGCTATTTACATTGAGCTTTACTACATTTTTGCCAGTGTCTGGGGTCACAGGATTTATACCATCTACAGCATCTTGTTTATTGTCttcattattcttttgattGTCACTGCTTTCATCACTGTGGCTTTGACTTACTTCCAACTTGCTGCTGAAGATCATGAATGGTGGTGGAG GTCTTTTCTTTGTGGTGGATCTACCGGCCTGTTTATCTATGGCTACTGCTTGTATTATTACTATGCACGATCAGATATGTCCGGTTTTATGCAGACCTCATTTTTCTTCGGTTACATGGCTTGCATCTGCTATGGCTTCTTTCTCATGCTTGGGGCTGTGGGTTTTCGTGCCTCTTTGCTCTTTGTCCGTCACATTTACCGGTCAATCAAGTGTGAATAG
- the LOC142628754 gene encoding uncharacterized protein LOC142628754 yields the protein MSNSISTFKELGAQFVSQFIEGHRYKKSIACLMSIRQREDETLRLYIARFNKEALSIDEADDKILEAAFTNKLQKGKFLFSLYKNDPKTMSDILYRVTKYMNVEDALLAREEKPRKRERQEDTRLDRGRKIARTGERREDRRSKPPTGKFTGFTPLTALIDQVLMQIKDKEALTFPDKLRGDPNKRSRDKYCRFHRDHSHDTADCYDLKQHIEALIR from the coding sequence ATGTCCAACTCCATTAGCACTTTCAAGGAGTTAGGCGCTCAATTCGTGTCACAATTTATCGAGGGTCACCGGTATAAGAAATCCATCGCGTGTCTGATGAGCATTAGGCAACGGGAAGACGAGACGCTAAGATTGTACATAGCTCGCTTTAACAAAGAGGCTCTCTCGATAGACGAAGCGGACGACAAGATACTCGAGGCAGCATTCACCAACAAGCTGCAGAAGGGTAAATTCCTATTTTCTCTGTATAAGaacgacccaaagactatgtccgacaTACTTTACAGGGTAACCAAGTACATGAACGTGGAAGACGCGTTACTGGCCAGGGAAGAGAAGCCTAGGAAAAGGGAGAGACAGGAAGATACACGACTAGACAGAGGAAGGAAGATAGCCAGGACTGGAGAACGACGGGAGGACAGACGTTCCAAACCACCTACAGGGAAATTCACGGGCTTCACCCCTCTGACGGCTTTGATCGACCAAGTGCTAATGCAGATAAAGGATAAAGAAGCCCTGACCTTTCCCGACAAATTGAGAGGGGATCCTAACAAAAGGTCAAGGGACAAATATTGCCGTTTCCATCGTGACCACAGCCACGATACGGCTGACTGCTACGACCTGAAGCAACATATTGAAGCTCTTATCAGATAA